A DNA window from Chryseobacterium sp. MEBOG06 contains the following coding sequences:
- a CDS encoding sensor histidine kinase, with the protein MQQQKIKISQATIWISSLFLGILSSVPQLAYHEFNWKEALVNSSITAAFSVIMWYINIYMLNRSARQRRQHISYSRLLVILAFGMVIMFGLAWIQQLILSHINFGPVMLMIEVRGILINLVCYMFLTLLQNNYASQQVQLELEKVKSDNLGAQYELLKQQINPHFLFNSLNTLKLMAETNDYETVDFIVKLSDFYRFTLESRKLDLISVQEEMKIVEAYLFLQKARFGDGITFTNQLEGETLQTLIPPFTLQLLVENCIKHNIVSYSKPLHIKIYNAPDTMVIENPIQRKVAIEDSLGVGLDNIKMRYKHLLEQDITIHSDEKTFQIKLPIIHEYHHH; encoded by the coding sequence ATGCAACAGCAAAAAATAAAAATTTCACAAGCAACCATCTGGATAAGTTCCCTTTTTCTCGGAATTCTATCCTCTGTGCCGCAGCTTGCCTATCATGAGTTCAACTGGAAGGAAGCTCTCGTCAACTCATCGATAACAGCTGCATTCTCCGTTATTATGTGGTATATTAACATTTATATGCTGAATCGTTCGGCCAGACAGCGCAGACAGCATATTTCTTACTCAAGGTTACTCGTCATTTTAGCATTTGGGATGGTCATTATGTTTGGGCTGGCATGGATTCAGCAGCTGATCCTTTCGCATATCAACTTTGGCCCGGTAATGCTGATGATCGAAGTGAGAGGGATTTTAATCAATCTAGTATGTTATATGTTTTTAACCTTGCTGCAGAACAATTATGCCAGTCAGCAGGTTCAGCTTGAACTTGAGAAAGTAAAAAGTGATAATCTTGGGGCTCAGTACGAGCTCTTAAAACAGCAGATCAATCCTCATTTTCTATTCAACAGCCTTAATACTTTAAAACTAATGGCAGAGACCAACGACTACGAAACGGTAGATTTCATTGTAAAGCTTTCTGATTTTTACCGGTTTACCCTGGAAAGCAGAAAACTGGATCTGATCAGTGTTCAGGAAGAAATGAAAATAGTGGAAGCTTATCTCTTCCTCCAGAAAGCCCGGTTTGGGGATGGGATTACATTTACCAACCAGCTTGAAGGTGAAACGCTGCAAACCCTTATTCCACCTTTTACTCTTCAGCTTCTGGTTGAAAACTGCATAAAACACAATATCGTTTCATACAGTAAGCCTTTACATATTAAAATTTATAATGCTCCTGATACCATGGTCATAGAAAATCCTATTCAACGGAAAGTCGCCATAGAAGACTCTCTAGGCGTAGGCCTTGACAATATCAAAATGCGTTATAAACATCTTTTGGAACAGGATATTACCATTCATTCAGACGAAAAAACTTTTCAGATAAAACTACCGATAATTCATGAATATCATCATCATTGA
- a CDS encoding LytR/AlgR family response regulator transcription factor yields MNIIIIEDEFRAAKALQSLISDLKPDSKILGTYDSIETSIEALSKDIQPDLIFMDIQLSDGLSFEIFKTIEITCPVIFCTAFDQYMLDAFKSKGVDYVLKPFSRKDIEEALKKVDGLKIFFQKNELPDLESLLQKINQPSGKNSFLVFKNQKYTTIPTEDIAYFYIHNEITHLVTFTKEQFQLTPPLSQIAEQVSDKQFFRINRQYLVNFKAIKEMEHYFQRKILVKLVIETPEQLLINKEKTHSFFNWLENR; encoded by the coding sequence ATGAATATCATCATCATTGAAGACGAATTCAGAGCTGCAAAAGCTCTTCAGAGTTTAATTTCAGACTTAAAACCCGATTCAAAAATACTGGGAACCTACGACAGTATTGAAACCAGCATTGAAGCCTTGTCTAAAGATATACAGCCTGATCTTATCTTTATGGATATTCAGCTTTCAGACGGGCTTTCATTTGAAATTTTCAAAACCATAGAAATTACCTGCCCGGTTATTTTCTGTACTGCTTTCGATCAATATATGTTGGATGCCTTTAAAAGTAAAGGCGTAGACTATGTTTTAAAACCCTTTTCCCGAAAGGACATTGAAGAAGCATTGAAAAAAGTTGACGGATTAAAGATATTTTTTCAGAAGAATGAACTGCCGGACCTTGAATCTCTTTTACAAAAAATCAATCAGCCTTCAGGTAAAAACAGTTTTCTGGTCTTTAAAAATCAAAAATACACCACAATTCCTACGGAAGATATTGCTTATTTTTATATTCATAATGAAATCACCCATCTGGTGACCTTTACCAAAGAACAGTTTCAGCTTACTCCCCCGCTTAGCCAAATAGCTGAACAGGTTTCTGATAAGCAGTTTTTCAGAATCAACAGACAGTATCTCGTTAATTTTAAAGCTATAAAAGAAATGGAACATTATTTTCAACGCAAGATTCTCGTTAAACTGGTGATTGAAACTCCTGAACAACTCCTGATTAATAAGGAAAAAACGCATAGTTTTTTCAACTGGCTGGAAAACAGATAA
- a CDS encoding DUF1223 domain-containing protein, whose product MVLRNLISVGAFTLLLFAAFAFVQKDKVQKTSQNTDSGNNGFAILELFTSEGCSSCPPADELIGKVVKEYKDQPVYILSYHVDYWNRLGWKDRFSSAENSQRQQQYSHMLNSQVYTPQLVVNGRAEFVGSDSNAVENAIQKAFFNSKNNSIDLSAKISQNQINIEYNASSADPKKVLLISLIEKQSSTQVDKGENEGRHLQHWQIVHKQNIISLNKPQKGTVAFSLPEHFSPENWEIIAFIQNTKTGEISGATKALLNYKATSTRI is encoded by the coding sequence ATGGTATTAAGAAACTTAATCTCAGTAGGTGCTTTCACCTTATTATTATTTGCAGCTTTCGCATTTGTACAAAAAGATAAAGTACAAAAAACCTCACAGAATACTGACTCCGGAAACAATGGTTTTGCTATATTGGAACTGTTCACATCAGAAGGCTGCTCAAGCTGTCCTCCGGCTGATGAACTGATCGGAAAAGTTGTAAAAGAATATAAAGACCAACCGGTATACATCCTTTCCTATCATGTTGACTACTGGAACCGCCTGGGATGGAAAGACCGTTTCAGTTCTGCTGAAAATTCACAACGGCAGCAGCAGTACAGCCACATGCTAAATTCACAGGTTTATACTCCTCAACTAGTAGTTAACGGGAGAGCTGAATTTGTAGGTTCTGACAGCAATGCAGTAGAAAATGCTATTCAGAAAGCTTTCTTCAATTCAAAAAACAACAGCATTGATCTTTCGGCAAAGATCTCTCAAAATCAAATTAATATCGAGTACAATGCCTCTTCAGCTGATCCTAAAAAAGTACTTCTTATAAGCCTGATTGAAAAACAGTCTTCCACTCAGGTGGATAAAGGTGAAAATGAAGGCCGTCATTTGCAGCACTGGCAAATCGTCCACAAGCAGAATATAATCTCATTAAATAAACCACAAAAAGGAACTGTTGCCTTCAGTCTTCCTGAACATTTTTCTCCGGAAAACTGGGAAATAATTGCCTTTATTCAGAATACAAAAACAGGTGAAATCTCTGGAGCTACAAAAGCACTATTGAATTATAAGGCTACGAGTACACGAATTTAG
- a CDS encoding MBL fold metallo-hydrolase: MNRRELLKSGLLAGTLSFIPFSNVFAEMKTTPEKEREDLSGFKKIELGDLELFILTDGYIHETNLDSFAPRGNVSELKTILKDNFRPENYIDMAINVLLIKTKDRLVLLDAGMGIFADERTGFLVKSLQKAGFSANDVTDVFLSHAHPDHFGGVVDKQNNLVFPNAALFMSKIEYDFWMKASVKDFGNSALKAHPEFLTKTIVAIQNILKTIQPKVKFYDMNTPLYEYFSFQLAPGHTPGLTITTVSSGDEKLIYIADLIHSDVILFPHPDWGFSGDTDLDIATASRKKLLEQLSHTKTRAFACHLPWPGLGFTKKKTSGFQWFPESFIN, encoded by the coding sequence ATGAATAGAAGAGAACTTTTAAAGAGCGGTTTATTAGCCGGAACATTAAGCTTTATCCCATTTTCCAATGTGTTTGCAGAAATGAAAACAACACCGGAAAAAGAGAGAGAGGATTTATCAGGTTTTAAAAAGATTGAATTGGGGGATCTTGAATTGTTTATTCTTACCGACGGATATATTCACGAAACCAATCTGGATTCATTTGCACCAAGAGGGAATGTTTCGGAACTGAAAACGATCTTAAAAGACAATTTCAGACCTGAGAATTACATCGATATGGCAATCAACGTTCTGCTTATCAAAACAAAAGACAGGCTGGTTTTACTGGATGCGGGAATGGGAATATTTGCAGATGAAAGAACAGGATTTCTGGTAAAAAGTCTTCAAAAGGCCGGGTTCTCTGCGAACGATGTGACAGATGTTTTTCTTTCTCATGCCCATCCTGATCATTTCGGAGGAGTAGTGGACAAGCAGAATAATCTAGTATTTCCAAATGCAGCTCTTTTTATGTCTAAAATAGAATATGATTTTTGGATGAAAGCTTCCGTTAAAGATTTTGGAAACAGTGCTCTGAAAGCTCACCCGGAATTTCTTACCAAGACTATTGTGGCAATACAAAATATACTGAAAACCATCCAGCCAAAAGTGAAATTCTATGACATGAACACTCCGTTATATGAATATTTTAGTTTTCAACTGGCTCCCGGGCATACACCTGGTTTAACCATAACTACTGTTTCTTCAGGGGATGAAAAACTTATATATATTGCAGACCTTATTCATTCTGATGTCATTCTTTTTCCTCATCCGGATTGGGGCTTTTCAGGAGACACGGACCTGGATATTGCGACAGCTTCAAGGAAAAAACTTCTGGAACAGCTGTCACATACCAAAACCAGAGCATTCGCCTGCCACTTACCATGGCCGGGACTAGGTTTTACAAAGAAGAAAACAAGCGGATTTCAGTGGTTTCCGGAAAGTTTTATAAACTAA